In one Roseburia intestinalis L1-82 genomic region, the following are encoded:
- a CDS encoding DUF2185 domain-containing protein produces MSELVTFISNAGGSIVSKNILSHKGKLRWCVREEAINDVDNGWRFFADIDTEEYLSKADNMCICDFNTVANIEPAILAIYDCKVGTDIELIEENGKKVFLDSNTGERIKS; encoded by the coding sequence ATGAGTGAATTAGTAACTTTTATTTCTAATGCTGGTGGAAGTATTGTTTCAAAAAATATATTATCCCATAAGGGAAAGTTGAGATGGTGTGTTAGAGAAGAAGCTATAAATGATGTAGATAATGGATGGAGGTTTTTTGCGGATATTGATACAGAAGAATATTTGAGTAAAGCTGATAATATGTGTATATGTGATTTTAATACTGTAGCAAATATAGAACCAGCAATTTTGGCAATATATGATTGCAAAGTTGGAACTGATATAGAATTGATAGAGGAGAATGGAAAGAAAGTTTTTTTAGATAGTAATACGGGAGAAAGAATTAAATCATAG
- a CDS encoding ankyrin repeat domain-containing protein: protein MDISLVAKMKKYDEFISCYNEGDEKKLYKGKSLLFYSLSNNDAESRYLITDFLLNKGAETNVINECGENLLHILLSRTNHNIKQTAELCQRLIKNGVDINQLDKKDRLPLQYVVNMKYTDEELEPLYQIWFSQNNVLVNHKNAWGKTPLEIAEKMPYRASLLERMKKYE, encoded by the coding sequence ATGGATATAAGTTTAGTAGCTAAAATGAAAAAATATGATGAGTTTATTTCTTGTTATAACGAAGGAGATGAGAAAAAATTATATAAAGGAAAATCATTATTATTTTATTCATTATCTAATAATGATGCAGAAAGCCGTTATTTAATAACAGATTTTTTACTTAATAAAGGTGCTGAAACTAATGTGATAAATGAATGTGGCGAAAATTTATTACATATTCTGTTGTCAAGGACAAATCACAATATAAAACAAACTGCAGAGTTGTGCCAAAGATTAATTAAAAATGGAGTAGATATTAATCAATTAGATAAAAAGGATAGATTGCCATTACAATATGTGGTTAATATGAAATATACTGATGAGGAACTCGAGCCATTATATCAAATTTGGTTTTCACAAAATAATGTTTTAGTTAATCACAAGAATGCGTGGGGAAAAACACCATTGGAAATTGCGGAGAAAATGCCTTATAGAGCAAGTTTACTAGAAAGGATGAAAAAGTATGAGTGA
- a CDS encoding IS110 family RNA-guided transposase, whose amino-acid sequence MKIYVGIDIAKLNHFAAAISSDGEIIIEPFKFTNDADGFQLLVSKLESFDKNSLIIGLESTAHYGDNLVRFLVTELYQVCVLNPIKTCQMRKNNVRKTKTDKVDTYVIAKTLMMQDNLRFVSFFDLDMMDLKALGRFRQKTIKQRTRLKIQLTTYVDQVFPEIQYFFKSGLHQHAVYALLKEAPSPKEIASMHMTHLANLLKVNSHGHFTKEQAKELRVLAQKSVGANDSAISIQITQTIQQIELLDSQLEKIEAEMTDIMKFNDSVIMTIPGIGYINGGMILGEIGDIHRFSNPNKLLAFAGLDPSVYQSGNFQAKTTRMSKRGSRVLRYALVNAAWNVVRNNATFKAYYDAKRAEGRSHYNALGHCSGKLVRVIWKMLTDNVEFNLK is encoded by the coding sequence ATGAAAATTTACGTAGGCATTGATATTGCCAAACTTAATCATTTCGCCGCTGCGATTTCTTCCGACGGTGAAATAATCATTGAGCCGTTCAAATTCACAAATGACGCTGATGGCTTCCAACTGCTGGTCTCTAAACTCGAATCATTCGATAAGAACAGCCTCATCATCGGTCTTGAGTCAACGGCACACTACGGTGACAACCTTGTTCGATTCCTTGTTACTGAGCTTTACCAAGTGTGTGTGTTGAACCCCATCAAAACCTGTCAAATGCGAAAAAATAACGTTCGCAAAACTAAGACAGATAAGGTCGACACTTACGTGATTGCTAAAACTCTTATGATGCAGGACAACCTCAGATTCGTCAGCTTCTTTGATCTCGATATGATGGATCTTAAGGCATTGGGACGTTTCCGTCAGAAAACCATAAAGCAACGTACCCGATTGAAAATTCAACTGACAACCTATGTTGATCAGGTCTTTCCGGAGATTCAATACTTTTTCAAATCCGGTCTGCATCAACACGCTGTCTATGCTTTATTAAAAGAAGCACCTTCTCCAAAAGAGATTGCTTCCATGCATATGACTCATCTGGCTAATCTGCTCAAAGTGAACTCACACGGACACTTTACCAAAGAACAGGCCAAAGAATTAAGAGTTCTCGCACAGAAGTCTGTCGGTGCTAACGACAGCGCTATATCTATTCAGATAACTCAAACCATTCAACAAATCGAGTTACTGGATAGCCAATTAGAAAAGATTGAAGCTGAGATGACGGATATCATGAAATTCAACGATTCTGTCATCATGACCATTCCTGGTATCGGTTATATCAATGGTGGAATGATTCTTGGTGAAATAGGTGATATTCACCGTTTCTCCAATCCAAACAAGCTGCTTGCTTTTGCTGGTCTGGATCCTTCTGTTTATCAGTCTGGTAACTTTCAGGCTAAGACAACAAGGATGTCCAAACGTGGCTCTCGTGTATTACGATATGCCCTTGTAAATGCAGCTTGGAACGTTGTCAGAAACAACGCAACCTTCAAGGCTTATTATGATGCCAAGAGGGCTGAAGGCCGGTCTCATTACAATGCACTTGGGCATTGTTCCGGCAAACTTGTCAGAGTCATCTGGAAGATGCTCACCGACAATGTCGAATTTAACCTCAAATAA
- a CDS encoding DUF7919 family protein, with protein MNSDMTKYCYQHFENAYNIGWNVNFDSTVESKETFDSIFIEKLTLYCENPLNSDLNGVCRETEIDGKKYVKGFGEIRIIDLKKKIRYAAPNVIIDDILNGKYIPPIEFVDAVLTGPTFDSEEYQEFYLNYSEKNFWGENEENLKKIVKVLELAGDFEGFKDYILNNDLINIVVPKGSLLNYTITEGKEKEALWLIENGIDINAFDGLELMTAIKKNNNIIAKKLIDEGIVINSREMKDNPLVSAIRFSNAFLVETSYEKSTIN; from the coding sequence ATGAATTCTGATATGACAAAGTATTGTTATCAACATTTTGAAAATGCATACAATATTGGGTGGAATGTAAATTTTGATAGTACAGTGGAAAGTAAAGAGACATTTGATTCAATATTCATAGAAAAGCTGACTTTATATTGTGAGAATCCATTAAATAGCGATTTGAATGGTGTATGTCGTGAAACAGAGATTGATGGAAAAAAGTATGTAAAAGGGTTTGGAGAAATACGCATCATTGATTTAAAAAAGAAAATAAGATATGCGGCGCCAAATGTTATTATAGATGACATATTAAATGGAAAATATATACCGCCAATAGAATTTGTCGATGCAGTTTTAACAGGACCGACTTTTGATTCTGAAGAATATCAGGAATTTTATTTAAATTATTCGGAAAAAAACTTTTGGGGAGAAAACGAAGAAAATTTAAAAAAAATAGTTAAGGTATTGGAATTGGCAGGAGATTTTGAAGGCTTTAAAGATTATATTTTGAATAACGATTTGATAAATATAGTTGTCCCTAAAGGTTCGTTACTTAATTATACAATCACAGAAGGGAAAGAAAAGGAAGCACTTTGGCTTATTGAAAATGGTATAGATATTAATGCTTTTGACGGTTTGGAACTTATGACGGCAATAAAAAAGAACAACAATATAATTGCAAAAAAATTAATAGATGAAGGTATTGTTATTAACAGTAGAGAGATGAAAGATAATCCTTTAGTTAGTGCGATTCGTTTTTCAAATGCCTTTCTTGTAGAGACCAGCTATGAAAAGTCAACCATAAATTAG
- a CDS encoding MFS transporter — translation MSFVGSIVGTQGEQVEVAFDIDKTAAGGNRYGFAPATGNLMYCMPQKGTKTSLYIENGDEAQGIATGCIRTNGSTCEGTGSPEKKSFRSEHGKGMDLYPQSMGLDGGETGKITFEDETGTTIESNGGLVLMAKEGIRLESMTGIVMQGMSDIMALYSEGASSLCVNGSVDMLGMRTGLAGTVYQGYDPFEDVPQKGEFDWGGFARNLVMGLAVGAACIALAVFLPGIGTVAAGALFGAGMGAISASVAGAVSDYSSGNVRSLGEATKDMVISMITGAITGAIGAAFPAMKWFGEGLIDVGSGILTRGMYALLNPDMSTEEKLAYVFDLKQMGVDFITGVAMHFAFKGVSAVREKLPWNKGGSYSVGDATFMDSDDSFFRYIQKRADVDANGYYDIIAHGTPNGIQITHNGQHMIVDHRTAARLIQNADGYNGQGIRLLSCNTGALDDGFAQNLANQLNVEVYAPTNYLWATQDGNYFVAGMTNQKGPNMSELGIFKLFIPGGSQ, via the coding sequence ATGTCATTTGTCGGATCCATTGTCGGAACGCAGGGGGAGCAGGTAGAAGTAGCATTTGACATTGACAAGACTGCGGCGGGCGGGAACCGTTATGGATTTGCCCCGGCGACGGGAAACCTGATGTACTGTATGCCGCAGAAGGGAACAAAAACATCATTATATATAGAAAATGGAGATGAGGCGCAGGGAATAGCGACAGGGTGTATCCGTACTAATGGAAGCACCTGTGAGGGGACGGGAAGTCCAGAGAAGAAAAGTTTCCGGTCAGAGCATGGGAAAGGAATGGACCTGTATCCGCAGAGCATGGGATTAGATGGCGGGGAGACAGGAAAGATTACCTTTGAGGATGAAACAGGAACCACCATAGAAAGTAATGGCGGACTGGTTCTGATGGCAAAAGAGGGAATCCGGTTGGAGAGTATGACCGGGATTGTCATGCAGGGAATGTCGGATATCATGGCACTGTATTCAGAAGGAGCATCCAGTCTTTGTGTGAATGGCAGTGTGGACATGCTTGGCATGAGAACAGGTCTGGCGGGAACGGTATATCAGGGGTATGATCCATTTGAGGATGTACCTCAGAAGGGTGAGTTTGACTGGGGCGGATTTGCAAGAAATCTTGTAATGGGTCTTGCGGTAGGAGCCGCCTGCATAGCTTTGGCTGTATTTTTGCCGGGAATAGGAACTGTTGCTGCAGGAGCACTATTTGGTGCAGGAATGGGGGCAATTTCAGCATCAGTAGCCGGGGCAGTAAGCGATTATTCCAGTGGAAATGTGCGAAGTCTTGGAGAAGCCACAAAAGATATGGTAATTTCAATGATTACCGGAGCGATTACCGGAGCAATCGGCGCAGCATTTCCGGCAATGAAGTGGTTTGGAGAAGGGCTAATAGATGTAGGAAGTGGCATATTGACCAGAGGAATGTATGCCCTTTTGAATCCGGATATGTCTACGGAGGAAAAGTTAGCGTATGTGTTTGACCTGAAACAGATGGGAGTAGACTTTATTACTGGTGTGGCAATGCACTTTGCGTTTAAAGGTGTTTCGGCGGTAAGGGAGAAGTTGCCTTGGAATAAGGGTGGTTCATATTCTGTTGGAGATGCTACATTTATGGATTCTGATGATAGTTTTTTTAGGTATATTCAGAAACGAGCAGATGTTGATGCCAATGGATATTATGATATTATAGCACATGGTACACCCAATGGAATACAAATCACTCATAATGGTCAACATATGATTGTTGATCATAGAACCGCGGCAAGATTAATTCAAAATGCAGATGGATATAATGGTCAAGGAATTAGATTATTATCTTGCAATACAGGTGCTCTGGATGATGGATTTGCACAAAACTTAGCAAATCAACTTAATGTGGAGGTTTACGCGCCAACAAATTATTTATGGGCGACACAAGATGGAAATTATTTTGTGGCAGGAATGACAAATCAAAAAGGTCCTAATATGAGCGAATTGGGCATATTTAAATTATTTATACCAGGAGGAAGCCAATAA
- a CDS encoding DUF7674 family protein, translating into MSKNVREFFEKMQEFFPSTKNAYIESVEEYGEVLETVVIEDIFMPELLTLLAKNEDAELLSNIFNYFEEIIKKNDSHLINIFSVTVLEILGNDKAVLKVAKQYMGEKTTLLQMKADKELGRL; encoded by the coding sequence GTGAGTAAAAATGTAAGAGAGTTTTTTGAAAAAATGCAAGAATTTTTTCCTTCAACGAAGAATGCATACATTGAAAGCGTAGAAGAATATGGAGAAGTATTAGAAACAGTTGTAATAGAAGATATTTTTATGCCGGAGCTTTTAACATTATTAGCTAAAAATGAAGATGCTGAATTATTAAGTAATATATTTAATTATTTTGAAGAAATAATAAAGAAGAATGATTCACATTTGATTAATATTTTTTCTGTTACTGTGTTAGAAATTTTAGGAAATGATAAGGCAGTTCTAAAGGTGGCTAAGCAATATATGGGGGAAAAAACTACATTGCTCCAAATGAAAGCTGATAAAGAATTGGGAAGATTATAA
- a CDS encoding SMI1/KNR4 family protein → MSYTNFIKAMELAPKCKFYTTAGGKSEEEIDMSEKKLGISFSPQCKEFYKKYGYLSFFGNEIYGIDPEDDSGILEGNSVAYALNDREEYNLPKEWIPIYDFGDGNMAYLDYSSLNMEKEPSVIMAFYNGDKYEINETLAEDLGDFLLQLVQEQLEN, encoded by the coding sequence ATGAGTTATACAAATTTTATTAAAGCAATGGAATTGGCACCGAAATGTAAATTTTATACAACTGCTGGTGGAAAAAGCGAAGAAGAAATTGATATGTCAGAAAAAAAATTAGGTATATCTTTTTCGCCTCAGTGTAAAGAGTTTTATAAAAAGTATGGGTATTTGTCCTTTTTCGGTAATGAAATATATGGAATTGATCCAGAGGATGATTCGGGAATATTAGAGGGAAATTCAGTTGCATATGCACTGAATGACAGAGAAGAATATAATTTACCTAAGGAATGGATACCTATATATGATTTTGGTGATGGAAATATGGCATATTTGGATTATTCTTCTTTAAATATGGAAAAGGAACCTAGTGTTATTATGGCATTTTATAATGGAGATAAATATGAAATTAATGAAACATTAGCAGAAGATTTAGGTGATTTCCTTTTGCAATTGGTGCAAGAACAGTTAGAAAATTAA
- a CDS encoding HNH/ENDO VII family nuclease, with protein sequence MSGTILLDQKKSNRVFQKKVQTYMGIASAVTADTDHSACILPGSDMRTGGTLIQYQETDWRFLKRMASQLGLPLVPDTSYYYPRFYLGLPEGEKRELGEIISCDLCFDGRYYAVSGKCLVDREDFICYDVVTRTSLSLGDRVTYEGRELLVSRKKTELAGGEVIFTYRLAGNSYAWVPWEDNPDYTGMSFVGSIVGTQGEQVEVAFDIDKSAAGGNSYGFAPATGNLMYCMPQKGTKTSLYIGNGDEAQGIATGCIRTNGSTCEGTGSPEKKSFRSEHGKGMDLYPQRMGLDGGETGKITFEDETGTTIESNGGLVLMAKEGIRLESMTGIAMQGMSDIMALYAEGASSLCVNGSVDMLGRLAGISASKYTGYPPYDDAPKEGEFDWDGFTRNLAIGLGVVAVCAIGAAISIATLGAGSILAGAFIGAGIGALSTTAMKAGEEIATGNVRSAKEAFRDVGISAASGFVTGAFGAKFPRAHRLAEGVVDTAVSAGERLAYAVFDDSMSWDEKWAYAFDPGQMVADFVTGVVIGEILDGIMAATQNKLRSIFANNDAAMREALGSGKKTVVVNGKTVTMDNSIFDPNFVDRQGRTNIQRMEQGLAPIGTDGKSINIHHIDQTNNGPVMEIMATEHQQNYSKLHTNIGQAPSQINRSEFNSWRRGYWEWRSHNLD encoded by the coding sequence GTGTCAGGAACAATTCTTTTAGATCAGAAAAAAAGTAACCGGGTATTTCAGAAAAAAGTACAGACTTATATGGGGATTGCCAGTGCCGTAACAGCCGATACCGATCACAGCGCCTGCATACTGCCGGGGAGCGACATGCGAACCGGAGGGACGCTGATACAGTATCAGGAAACAGACTGGAGATTTCTGAAAAGAATGGCGTCCCAGCTTGGGCTTCCATTAGTGCCGGATACCAGCTATTATTATCCCCGCTTTTACCTTGGATTGCCGGAAGGTGAAAAAAGGGAATTGGGAGAAATCATTTCCTGTGATCTCTGTTTTGATGGGAGATATTATGCAGTCAGTGGAAAATGCCTTGTTGATAGGGAAGATTTCATTTGTTATGATGTTGTTACGAGGACAAGCCTGTCGCTGGGGGACAGGGTAACATATGAAGGAAGGGAGCTGCTTGTTTCTCGGAAAAAAACAGAACTGGCAGGAGGGGAGGTCATTTTTACATACCGCCTTGCGGGAAACAGTTATGCGTGGGTTCCATGGGAGGATAACCCGGACTATACGGGAATGTCATTTGTCGGATCCATTGTCGGAACGCAGGGGGAGCAGGTAGAAGTAGCATTTGATATTGATAAAAGTGCGGCAGGTGGAAACAGTTATGGATTTGCTCCGGCGACGGGAAACCTGATGTACTGTATGCCGCAGAAGGGAACAAAAACATCATTATATATAGGAAATGGAGATGAGGCGCAGGGAATAGCGACAGGGTGTATCCGTACTAATGGAAGCACCTGTGAGGGGACGGGAAGTCCCGAGAAAAAAAGTTTCCGGTCAGAGCACGGAAAAGGAATGGATCTGTATCCGCAGCGAATGGGATTGGATGGCGGTGAAACGGGAAAGATTACATTTGAGGATGAAACGGGGACTACCATAGAAAGCAATGGCGGGCTTGTTCTGATGGCAAAAGAGGGAATCCGGCTGGAGAGCATGACAGGGATTGCCATGCAGGGAATGTCGGATATCATGGCATTGTACGCAGAAGGGGCATCCAGTCTTTGTGTGAACGGCAGTGTGGATATGCTGGGCAGGCTGGCAGGAATATCAGCCAGTAAGTATACTGGGTATCCGCCCTATGATGATGCACCTAAGGAGGGTGAATTTGACTGGGATGGATTTACGAGAAACCTTGCAATCGGTCTTGGAGTAGTTGCAGTATGTGCCATTGGTGCCGCAATTAGTATAGCAACGCTTGGTGCTGGAAGTATTTTAGCCGGGGCGTTTATAGGTGCGGGTATTGGTGCATTATCTACGACAGCGATGAAAGCAGGAGAGGAGATAGCAACCGGAAATGTCCGAAGTGCGAAAGAAGCTTTTCGGGATGTAGGAATATCAGCTGCCAGCGGTTTTGTAACGGGGGCATTTGGAGCAAAATTTCCGAGAGCACATCGTTTGGCTGAAGGTGTTGTAGATACGGCGGTATCGGCAGGTGAAAGACTTGCGTATGCAGTCTTTGATGACAGTATGTCATGGGATGAGAAGTGGGCATATGCTTTTGATCCAGGACAGATGGTGGCAGATTTTGTAACAGGTGTTGTCATAGGAGAAATCCTTGATGGGATAATGGCAGCAACACAGAATAAGTTAAGAAGTATTTTTGCAAATAATGATGCTGCGATGCGTGAGGCTCTTGGGAGTGGTAAAAAAACTGTTGTTGTAAATGGAAAAACTGTTACTATGGATAATAGTATATTTGATCCCAATTTTGTGGACAGACAAGGGAGGACTAATATTCAGAGAATGGAGCAAGGACTAGCTCCGATTGGAACAGATGGGAAATCGATTAATATACATCACATTGACCAAACAAATAATGGACCAGTGATGGAAATAATGGCGACGGAACATCAGCAGAATTACAGTAAATTACATACTAATATAGGTCAGGCTCCCTCTCAGATCAATAGAAGTGAGTTTAACAGTTGGAGAAGAGGATACTGGGAGTGGCGAAGTCATAATTTAGATTAA
- a CDS encoding DUF7919 family protein, translating into MNSDMTKYCYQHFENAYNIGWNVNFDSTVESKETFDSIFIEKLTLYCENPLNSDLNGVCRETEIDGKKYVKGFGEIRIIDLKKKIRYAAPNVIIDDILNGKYIPPIEFVDAVLTGPTFDSEEYQEFYLNYSEKNFWGENEENLKKIVKVLELAGDFEGFKDYILNNDLINIVVPKGSLLNYTITEGKEKEALWLIENGIDINAFDGLELMTAIKKNNNIIAKKLIDEGIVINSREMKDNPLVSAIRFSNAFLVEELMKNYRNLIVTYSNEYVRNCSVLDIAERTKNEKIINIVKKYLV; encoded by the coding sequence ATGAATTCTGATATGACAAAGTATTGTTATCAACATTTTGAAAATGCATACAATATTGGGTGGAATGTAAATTTTGATAGTACAGTGGAAAGTAAAGAGACATTTGATTCAATATTCATAGAAAAGCTGACTTTATATTGTGAGAATCCATTAAATAGCGATTTGAATGGTGTATGTCGTGAAACAGAGATTGATGGAAAAAAGTATGTAAAAGGGTTTGGAGAAATACGCATCATTGATTTAAAAAAGAAAATAAGATATGCGGCGCCAAATGTTATTATAGATGATATATTAAATGGAAAATATATACCGCCAATAGAATTTGTCGATGCAGTTTTAACAGGACCGACTTTTGATTCTGAAGAATATCAGGAATTTTATTTAAATTATTCGGAAAAAAACTTTTGGGGAGAAAACGAAGAAAATTTAAAAAAAATAGTTAAGGTATTGGAATTGGCAGGAGATTTTGAAGGCTTTAAAGATTATATTTTGAATAACGATTTGATAAATATAGTTGTCCCTAAAGGTTCGTTACTTAATTATACAATCACAGAAGGGAAAGAAAAGGAAGCACTTTGGCTTATTGAAAATGGTATAGATATTAATGCTTTTGACGGTTTGGAACTTATGACGGCAATAAAAAAGAACAACAATATAATTGCAAAAAAATTAATAGATGAAGGTATTGTTATTAACAGTAGAGAGATGAAAGATAATCCTTTAGTTAGTGCGATTCGTTTTTCAAATGCCTTTCTTGTAGAGGAACTTATGAAAAATTACAGGAATTTGATAGTAACTTATTCAAACGAATATGTAAGAAATTGTAGTGTTTTAGATATTGCTGAAAGAACGAAAAATGAAAAAATAATAAATATAGTTAAGAAGTATTTAGTATGA
- a CDS encoding DUF4280 domain-containing protein — protein sequence MKNEVYNTCFAQLELEKGEEIQFPYLVRGAELYCSCGTHKRKLNLPICHGVYTNGKPMMHEEDCEVGDDKNIPSFGICQSEENPLNKSWLAKTAEKIKNFFTGEEEDEDADKIILQTEDGQNVKGYPCTPCIVGTWKDVYESEKILRNNADATSEGDKLSALTQRSFLVCAYGGLIEPISSGQEE from the coding sequence TTGAAAAATGAAGTATATAATACATGCTTTGCGCAGCTGGAGCTGGAGAAAGGCGAGGAGATCCAGTTTCCGTACCTAGTGCGGGGAGCAGAGCTGTACTGCAGCTGCGGAACACATAAAAGGAAACTGAATCTGCCAATATGCCATGGGGTGTATACAAACGGGAAGCCTATGATGCACGAAGAAGATTGTGAGGTTGGGGATGACAAAAATATTCCATCTTTTGGAATTTGCCAAAGCGAAGAGAATCCGTTAAATAAATCATGGCTTGCTAAGACTGCAGAAAAAATAAAAAATTTTTTCACAGGAGAGGAGGAAGATGAGGACGCGGATAAAATTATTCTGCAGACAGAAGATGGGCAGAATGTAAAAGGATATCCATGTACACCCTGTATTGTGGGAACATGGAAGGATGTATATGAGTCAGAGAAAATTCTTAGAAATAACGCAGATGCAACAAGTGAAGGAGATAAGCTGTCTGCATTGACACAGAGATCATTTCTTGTTTGTGCCTATGGAGGATTAATAGAACCCATTTCATCAGGTCAGGAAGAATAG
- a CDS encoding PoNe immunity protein domain-containing protein yields the protein MRDTLCNEDYLKKKIILNENYIRKNIEEIVVLQEDIKNGIQRYPRENSEIIYDTKLMLFQMIYSSICAKYSLGLSCDSFEEMYLLGVKMISDIGYRRIGYVHMIQFFSIGMLLEISAKEMQKLIEKADEEEQDDILFDFLVSACGWERNINSSQFQKESPYSKTLEIIKLAAENREAANIRLKKYVEKEWLEGHASYGWKTAHKKVGYVGLWSFESAALAKILALNDEKLKSSSHYPYDLAHYKSNKRFSVKAIETVEKNRRKDETGEGIVSNRELECIVPAQFQNMVNTAIMDYDKLEDEEFWNKYKLSEIWYTLEMYEDDKKKAILLGTILVNLLVDKGYIIQIDYKEDIEDYIDNIKNFWGEQEIKLVRFELENDQNYYAKVPRISNVKNMYEVHILDER from the coding sequence ATGAGAGACACTTTATGTAATGAGGACTATTTAAAAAAGAAAATTATACTTAATGAAAATTATATTAGAAAAAATATTGAGGAAATTGTTGTATTACAAGAGGATATTAAAAATGGAATACAGCGCTATCCAAGGGAAAATAGTGAAATTATTTATGATACGAAATTGATGCTGTTTCAGATGATTTATAGTTCGATTTGTGCAAAATATTCATTGGGTTTATCATGTGACAGCTTTGAAGAAATGTATTTGCTTGGTGTAAAAATGATTTCAGATATCGGCTATAGAAGGATTGGCTATGTTCATATGATTCAGTTTTTTTCTATAGGAATGTTGCTTGAAATATCAGCGAAAGAGATGCAGAAGCTGATAGAAAAAGCAGACGAAGAAGAACAGGATGATATTTTGTTTGATTTTCTTGTAAGTGCATGCGGATGGGAGAGGAATATAAATTCCTCACAGTTTCAAAAAGAAAGCCCGTATAGTAAAACACTGGAAATTATAAAATTGGCAGCAGAAAACCGGGAGGCGGCCAATATTAGATTAAAGAAATATGTGGAAAAAGAGTGGCTAGAGGGACATGCTAGTTATGGGTGGAAGACCGCACATAAAAAAGTTGGATATGTGGGATTATGGAGTTTTGAGTCAGCTGCATTAGCAAAGATTTTGGCATTAAATGACGAGAAGTTAAAGAGCAGTAGTCATTATCCATATGATTTGGCTCATTATAAATCGAACAAGAGATTTTCTGTAAAAGCGATAGAGACAGTGGAGAAGAATAGGCGTAAAGATGAGACTGGTGAAGGGATTGTATCAAATCGGGAATTGGAATGTATTGTTCCTGCACAATTCCAGAATATGGTAAATACAGCCATTATGGATTATGACAAATTAGAAGATGAAGAGTTTTGGAACAAATATAAGTTGAGTGAAATTTGGTATACATTAGAGATGTATGAGGATGATAAGAAAAAAGCAATACTTTTAGGAACAATTCTTGTTAACTTATTGGTAGATAAAGGATACATTATACAAATTGACTATAAAGAAGATATTGAGGATTATATAGATAATATAAAAAATTTTTGGGGGGAACAGGAGATTAAGTTGGTCCGGTTTGAGTTGGAGAATGACCAAAATTATTATGCAAAGGTTCCTAGGATATCAAATGTCAAGAATATGTACGAAGTACATATTCTTGACGAGAGATAA